In Brachypodium distachyon strain Bd21 chromosome 5, Brachypodium_distachyon_v3.0, whole genome shotgun sequence, the genomic window TCAGGTGGTTCAACTGCTTGAGACTCCATTTATAAATCTCATCAATTATGCCTCTTTGGTAACCACCAATGCCGCACGGCACCGTCATGTTTCTGGAAAGTCAAAGGTTCTAATGGAATTTGGTTTAAGACGAGCACAGGTGTGATCTTCTGCCCCTTCAGGCTCTCACTTCAACTCTGTTCTATATAGATTTTGTGTTTCTATGTGTGATGTTCGGGTTTATGTTCACAGGGGCCTGATGGCGCAATAAGTGCTTCAAAGTATTGTTTTATGGGAGGTTTTGATGCAACAAGGTGGGTTCTTCACTTGGAAGAAACATTTAAGCCCAGGATATCTCTTATTTCACCATATCTTTAATTTCAAGTCTTGTTTTTGCAGTAATGTATTAGCCGGACATCTATTTGGCATACCACTCCGTGGAACACATTCTCATGCTTATGTTAGCTCATATATGGTCAGTAAAATATCCTTCCAGTTATCGATGAACAAAATCTTTCATGTATGTAGTAGATTAAAATCATTGAAATGCCTAGTTTCTTCGTGCAAACAATTCTTCACTACATTGGTTACTGAGACCCATAGATTATCCAGATTCAGGttgaaagattttttttatcatcaTATTAGACTCAAATTGTGAAATCCTGGTGACAATCTAGGCTCACTGCTGTTCTAAACTTACTTTATAATCTGCTGCCCAAAAATATCCATGGAAGTAGGAAAAGGTAGTTAAAGAAACTGTAAAATAGAAAAGAGCTGATTAGACAGAAGGGATTATCATTTCACTTGCatgtttctctctctctttccctaCCATACTAGTACTCTTCTTGTTCCTTTCTAATTTGCATTTCTTCTAGATCATTGGTGTACTTACTTGATAATTTGACATGTTATCTGAACTGAAATACATGGCAAATCATTATTTGAACAAATCAACTCTTTTCTTGCATCAGTTATGAGCAATGTGAGTGACAATTGTTACCATCCCTTTGTATATGCATCTATAGAAACTTGTGTGTCGATGTcagttataaaaaaaaaacttgtgctTAGATATTTCTGGCGTTCTGGAAGTTTCCTTTTTGGGTGCCATTCATTGTCAGTTCTGTTGTTGGCTGATTTAGCAATCATTTTAAATCTTCCAGAGCCTTGATGAGATCCCAGACAGGACCCTTAGGTACAAAGATGGTTCAAGGATCTGCAAAGATTTTGTTGGTTTAGTGAAAGAGTGGCTTCACAAGATTCAGGTATAATCGCAGAACTTTGCTACGTTGTTTTCACTCGTTACGGTATTCTTATGTTACTGTGTTCATTTATTTCAGGTAGCAGATTCATTGTGTAGTGTATTTGGCGAGACAAATCAAAGTGAGCTGGCTGCATTTGCATCCTATGCATTGGCTTTTCCAAGCAATTTCCTAGCTCTTGTGGACACTTATGATGTGAGTTGTTAACTTATTGCAATCTGCAACTCTTCCTCTTGTTGCTTCTGTGCTTACACATGTCTGAAACTTGCACACCACATAGTTTGTCAATTCTGAGTTGTTTGTACAACTTTATCCTTGTTTTGTGTTGTCTAACAAATAACTCTATCGTGTGACACTCTTCACCTGCAGTGTGTATATTATTAACTTATTTATGCATGTCTTGTATTTGGAGAATAATGTCactatctttttttcttttcaggttATGCGAAGTGGGATTCCAAACTTCTGTGCAGTAGCTCTTGCACTCCATGACTTAGGGTATGTCAAACCTATCCTTCGGCACTTATTATGTGTGAGTTTGGTTATTGGATTGGAGCTTGGCTTATCATGGAAACCTTATATGGTAAAATACCATAATTCAGAAAAAGAAGgcattttgaaataaaatacaaatgaAGCTAAAGTTTGTCAGCAAGTCCATTCCAGTAATGCTAAATTTAAGGGTGGTCTAAGCTTACAGCAATTTTGTGTTTTATAGGCTTAAGCCCTCCTAAAAAGGCTGATGTTTCTCTGATGTGTACTTACGAAATGATCCGATTTATCCAAGTTTTAGACAACGTTATGAATAACTGCATCTTTGTTCATTGTTTACCTAACAGTATGTTTAAAACAATCAATTTGGATaattatattttgttttgtagatATAAGGCATCTGGTATCAGATTAGATTCTGGTGATCTGGCCTATCTGTCTATCGAAGCTCGAAAAGTGTTTCATGCAATAGAAAAGGAGTTTAATATACCTGGTTTTGGGAAGATGATCATCACTGCTAGCAACGACCTGAATGAGGAAACTATTGATGCCCTAAATAaacaggtaaaaaaaaatttcgTTACTGAGTGGACAATTGTTTTTACGATAGTGAATTGAGAATTCATAAAGAATTTTGTGCCATGTAGATATGTTTTGTTTCACCGGATTTTTGTGGTACCTACGTTGTttgatgcatatgcatgtgATTCTCAAGCTAGTGATCATGCActacaaaaaatatactcccaaTATATAATTCAATATTTCATCTTTCTTGCAGGGTCATGAAGTTGATGCCTTCGGAATAGGAACTTATCTTGTAACATGTTATTCCCAAGCTGCACTTGGCTGTGTCTTCAAGTTAGTTGAGATCAACAGCAGACCTCGTATCAAACTTTCTGAGGATGTCGCAAAAGTATGTTTGCTGTTCACACGTTGAAAGAGAATTGCATGTTTTTAGTGATCTTTATGGAGGTTGTCATGAAATGTTATAGGTCTCTATTCCATGCAAAAAGCGATGTTTCAGATTGTATGGAAAAGAAGGTTACCCATTGGTAGACATCATGATACGTGAAAGTGAACCATCACCAAAGGTAGCAATGCACCTCCTATACTTCTTACACCATTTTTTCAAATCACAGAAGCACATAATATTATAATTTATCTTAGAATGGAATATAGCTGAGATAATGCTTGAATCGGTCGTATGCTTCACACTGTTGCTTTTGTCCCTTTGATATCCTTGTTGACTATTTTTACCTACAGTGACTAATTTCTATTTTAACTGAATTTCACATCTGTAAAATATTCCAGGCAGGAGAGCGGATCCTTTGTCGCCATCCGTTCCTTGAATCCAAGAGGGCTTATGTTGTCCCCCAGCATGTTGAGGAGCTTTTACAATGCTACTGGCCGGGTAGTTCGAGTATGGACCTCGTATCTTTTTTACAATGATAAGTTTGGATCTAGTTTATTTCTTATGACAACTTTGTATGTTTTGCTTGTATTAACACTGATCTGGTGATTGTTACAATGGAAATAAGTAACCTGTTAAACTGTGGACTGTAGTGTTCTCACAGTTGATTGAACATCAATTAATGCACATCTGTGTTTTCTGCAGATAAACCCAGAGCAGAGCTGCCCTCCCTGGACAAGATCAGAAGCCGGTGCATGCAGCAGCTCGAAAAACTGCGGCCAGATCACATCAGGCGGCTAAATCCGACACCTTACAAGGTTT contains:
- the LOC100827434 gene encoding nicotinate phosphoribosyltransferase 2, coding for MEATAPTAGADANGSLSVSAARAQVGPPTNPMATALLTDQYQFSMAYAYWKAGKHADRAVFDLYFRKNPFGGEFTVFAGLEECIKFIANFKFTEDDISFLQSVMPMCEDAFFDYLREIDCSDVEVYSIPEGSVVFPKVPLMRVEGPVAVVQLLETPFINLINYASLVTTNAARHRHVSGKSKVLMEFGLRRAQGPDGAISASKYCFMGGFDATSNVLAGHLFGIPLRGTHSHAYVSSYMSLDEIPDRTLRYKDGSRICKDFVGLVKEWLHKIQVADSLCSVFGETNQSELAAFASYALAFPSNFLALVDTYDVMRSGIPNFCAVALALHDLGYKASGIRLDSGDLAYLSIEARKVFHAIEKEFNIPGFGKMIITASNDLNEETIDALNKQGHEVDAFGIGTYLVTCYSQAALGCVFKLVEINSRPRIKLSEDVAKVSIPCKKRCFRLYGKEGYPLVDIMIRESEPSPKAGERILCRHPFLESKRAYVVPQHVEELLQCYWPGSSNKPRAELPSLDKIRSRCMQQLEKLRPDHIRRLNPTPYKVSVSAKLYEFIHYLWLNEAPVGELQ